The following coding sequences are from one Bradysia coprophila strain Holo2 unplaced genomic scaffold, BU_Bcop_v1 contig_497, whole genome shotgun sequence window:
- the LOC119082869 gene encoding uncharacterized protein F54H12.2-like, giving the protein MAFINRATALNVKSELDIFSKLPIQTTVESGALHSYRPVTSISNEGPVEFVVSGTSNDEYLDLGRVYIYVKVRLTTMVPPAVPGQPAPIPGTVGPVNNWLHSMFSQVDVYLNQKCITPPSNCYPYRAYIENLLNYSSESKKTHLSSGVWADDTANNMDIAGNANVGFTARRELTRHNQDVELYGPLHCDLFNVDKYLINGVEMTIKMNRANQLFHIMGTANSVGLFELKDAVLFVRKVKIAPGTLLAHHKVLNTATAKYPINRVDIRTMTIPQNTQSKTLDNIFLGTLPKRCVLGFVSTEAFNGSLTTNPFNFTSFNYISVGFYLDSVAVPTKPFNCDFATNQYIRAYHSLFEGSNINHSDIGNNISRVDYPNGYALLAVDFTPDLCSSATHVSLPKTGSLRIDVRFAAPLAQSITAIVFAEFDGLIEIDQYRNIVTDYSC; this is encoded by the exons ATGGCTTTTATCAATCGTGCGACCGCTTTAAACGTCAAATCGGAGCTGGACATTTTCAGTAAACTTCCAATTCAAACCACCGTAGAAAGCGGTGCTCTTCATAGCTATAGACCGGTAACTTCGATTTCAAATGAGGGTCCTGTAGAATTTGTAGTTAGCGGCACCAGTAACGATGAATACTTGGATCTGGGCAGAGTTTACATTTATGTAAAGGTGAGACTAACAACTATGGTCCCGCCAGCAGTGCCAGGGCAACCAGCACCGATACCCGGTACCGTTGGTCCTGTCAACAACTGGTTGCATTCCATGTTTTCGCAAGTGGACGTatatttgaatcaaaaatgCATTACTCCACCCAGCAATTGCTACCCGTATCGTGCTTATATTGAAAACCTTTTGAATTATAG CTctgaaagtaaaaaaacacatcttTCTTCCGGAGTGTGGGCAGACGATACTGCAAATAATATGGACATTGCAGGCAATGCTAATGTTGGTTTTACCGCTCGACGGGAACTGACTAGACATAACCAGGATGTCGAATTATATGGGCCTCTTCACTGCGATTTATTCAACGTCgacaaatatttgattaatggTGTCGAAATGACGATCAAGATGAATAGAGCCAATCAGCTCTTTCACATAATGGGAACAGCCAATTCAGTGggattatttgaattaaaagatgcagttttgtttgtacgCAAAGTAAAAATTGCACCGGGAACTCTACTTGCACACCATAAGGTTTTGAACACTGCTACCGCAAAGTACCCAATAAATCGTGTTGATATTCGTACAATGACTATACCTCAAAATACGCAGTCAAAGACGTTGGACAATATCTTCCTCGGGACGCTTCCGAAACGATGCGTTCTTGGATTCGTCAGCACCGAAGCATTTAACGGTTCCTTAACAACAAATCCATTCAACTTCACTTCCTTTAACTACATTTCAGTCGGATTCTACCTCGATTCCGTGGCTGTGCCCACAAAGCCATTTAACTGCGACTTTGCAACGAATCAATACATTCGAGCATACCACTCACTATTCGAGGGAAGTAACATTAACCACTCAGATATCGGAAACAACATAAGCCGCGTTGATTACCCGAACGGATACGCTCTACTTGCTGTCGATTTTACACCCGATTTGTGCTCGTCAGCGACTCACGTCTCATTACCGAAAACGGGTTCGTTGCGTATAGACGTTCGTTTTGCCGCCCCTCTTGCTCAATCAATTACTGCAATAGTTTTTGCTGAATTTGACggtttaattgaaattgaccAGTATAGAAACATTGTAACCGACTACAGttgttaa